The DNA window ACAACCACTCtctaaaaaaagaattcagTCTTTAAATCAGCTATACAAACAACTACAATAGATGCACCTTGGGTTACTTCCTCATGCTTGTAGTGAGGGTTTTTGGTATAAGAGGGGTTTGGTTTCTTGCTGTAACAACACCCGGCTCAGGAGCTAACCTCTCTTCTTACCTTGGGGGGATGAGTGTTTTGGGGAAAAATAAGAATTTAGAAAGTGTGGGTACCATGCGTGCATATTGTCTTCTGTTATCTGAACTAAGGCAATagtgaatacatttgtgtcCAAGGGAGACCTGGTCAGCACCATCTGGGAATGTGTGGTGCCGTgctgtggagggagggagggggggcagcgctGACTATGATGACGGGGTAACATCACCCGGCAGACCTCCACTGCACTGCTGAAAGACATGCCAGTGGACTGGTGGTCAGACCAGAGACAGTGTGTTCAATTACATGACATAGGAGTCGTCTCTGTGTGCGACTGACAACACCAGAGTGGCTCAGGTACTGATGGATTGTGTTGGTTGGTGTAGTGTGCAGGGGAGCCTGGGATTATCTTCACAAGTGACATTCACTACAGGTTTAAAGTCTTTTGAAAGAAAGCTCTCGTATGGTTATTTCACTTCGGTTTCTGCACATGATAAAGTTGCCTCAAGCTATAAATTGTTGTACGGACACAAACCTGCTGTTTCCCCCAGTTTCTAATCTTTCGTCTGATAGTCTCCTTGCTTCAGATTGATATTGAATGGATGTGAGAGTGCTccccattgtctttttttaacttttggcAGCATACATAACTATTTCCTTGGACGTCAAACCATTCCTTTAAGTACATATCAAACTATTTACAGGCCGTTTCCCTAGCAGCAATGTTCTGTTTCAGACACACAGTTATAGAGTATATGtagttttttataataatttgtcCTTCTGTCAAAGGAATGGCTCCTGTGTctgcaaaaaatacaaaaccggTCACTACCTCTATCTGTCTAAACCTGGAATTTCCGGATCCTGTTCATGTTCAGAACCGATACTGTTATGTTCAAAGAATGAAGAACCACCAGACGGATggaagacatcttggaatgaacagttgaaatccaaagtatttaataaaggaaaaggtgttgtgctaagaAGGACATCTCAGCTGAAGGAGCCGCTGGTCGTctcaaccaacaggccacaggacagGTCTCATGACCACCCCTAGTGCCGTCTGTTGTCTCcaccagcgaactcgagaacaattATTGCCTACAAATATTTATACacatcagtaaaggtgtgaaagtcaatGGCCACGCTGCTCTGGGAggggtctcctggtgagttcaatgtagctcggataTCGGATATGtttctcagtcaatatcagttgtggtgctatcaagtattacatgaaccAGTAATACTAAggaaaaagttaaaaagaatGTTTAGCTCAAAATGAttgaggttttttatttttgaaatctGAAATTCCTAAAtaaccacccccccacacactaaATCACAAACACTTCATGTTTAGATTTGGGAAAAGCCAATCCTGTCACTTCATCTGCAATATTCAAACCACCTAAGAAGCGTCACGTCAAGTCGAGATAATATTTGTGTATGATTTGACTGTATATGTTAACATTTAATAAGAAACAAGGAGACAGGAGTGTTAGGCTTTTCATTTCCACGTTGTTATTGTCCTGGTCATAGCAGGACAGGCACAGGTGTTACTCACCTATTTGAATTCCCAGCTTTACTATACACACAAACTTACCTTTTTAAGCCCCAACAGAGTGACAGCACGGTGTCCGTCAACAGGGGGCCTTATCAGGCGCATTCTTTAATTGTCGGCCGAAAGGAGGCAGAAAACTCCACCATATGCCGTTAGCTAACTTGGTAGCAAGCGGTTAGCGATTTACACATCCAGCAGACGCGGAGAAACCTCAAAATTCTTTTGGAGATGGAGTTTTTCTGCAAGAATTCACTGATCGTTCATCTAGGTTGTTGGCCAGCTGGAAGCTAACTCTTAATGGTATTTGTTCCTGGACAGTGTTtattggagctttttttttcctaaaaaaaagatGCCATTCGCTACCGGAAATAGGGTTAAAAAGATAGAACTCacaaggattttaaaaaaaagcagagttgttacatttttgtgtttgttacaaTTACTTGCAACTTGCATGAATATATAAACAATGCTatcaaatgtcatttaaaagaaattgaGCAATTGAGTTCTGCGGTCGGCCAACAGGACGACGAGGGTACGTCACTTTTTCAAGTGCTGTATATGTGATGTTGGGgttaatgttaattaaaaatgaagagTTCATGCATTTCATTCTCACCACCACAACTCAACAAGGAAGTGACAACTAGGACAGAACCGCGGAACTGGTTTAAGCAGAGCAACCGACAGGCACAAAGCCAACATGACCTCATGTTGTTGTCGTCTCAAGATTTTTATCTCCGTTTTTGGTTTACGAGACTTTTGTTTCCTGCTGAGATGTCTTGACACTTACGAGTCCAAACTTTTGTCGCTCTTAACTTACGGCAGGGCATGTTTCAACAAAGCATAAACACCCGAGGCACTACGTTTAAAAGAGGGAGAGCAAATGTTTCCTTGGGCTTGCTTTCCTGCTCGGCCGCAGTCAGTGATGTAAATAACGGGATGATGGAAGTCGTACGGTGCATGCCGCTGTGCAGTTCGCGTTTTCTGGAAGCCGAAGGGTTTTTTCCATGGTGCACAACGCAGCAGTAGAACCGGTTGGACCGTGAAACACCTGAGGAGATTGTGGTGACTGTGGTTCAGTGAATGCCAATGTTGAAGTATGTATTTAGCTTTGTCTTTGCCACTTCGGAcgacaaagaaaaagaacaccGGCCGCACGCTAACCACGGCTGGAAGTGATCAGGGGCAGATGTTCAAGTTCTGGAATGGAATGAAATACgatttgtttgatgtttttattcataacgACAAGCTATCGATTTTCCTCTCAATATTTTCATACAAAGTACAATTTCATTTCCTTGTAAATCAACCACAGACAAGCCtctgtttttaatcattttttagaGTCCCTAAAGTAAAGTAATAAAGTGCAACTATTTCAGCGTTGCCCTAAGAAATGAGACATTACTTTTGCTCGGCTTATTGTATCCTCAAACCAGACCCGTCATGGAGCAGAAAAACGTGACGATTCTCGCAAAGCTTTACACTCAGAAAATCACAAGGTTGTCTAAACATTTGTAAATCACAACCCATTCCTACGATGACTTGAAAACAAATGatctaaaaaaaagagttgcgaTTAAAACCAAATATTTTCTAATCAGGAAAGTGACTTGTTCGGAGAAGACAAGATAAGCTAAGATTTCCCACCGTGCGTTTGTTCACAGTGCGAAGTTCTTATATTAGTCTGTTAATTGGGCATTACGACTGTAAGGCTAATTGTGACGTAAATATGCCTGTATTATATTCACGTTGAGGTGATTCATGTGCAATCTGTAAATTCGATTAACATTTTGGTGTGACCTTATTCGGATGGTGGAACAGACGCCGCTGTGACTGCGTGGTTTGCAAAGGAAGGCACTCCAGCAAAGTTGGTTCATAAAGGATTCACGCTAACATCTCTCACATCCGTTCGGCTACACGGTTCCTTGCTACATTCATTTAAATCCTAGTTATCATGCAATAGTTGAGGgtcatataaaataaaatgggtAAAAATAAGGCTCTAGTTAAGAGGTTACTGCtagtattttgtatttcattgtcttAAAACCACTTTGAATATCCTCATGTCTAATCCGTGTTTATTTAGCATGCCGATATGAGCCACAACCCAATATTTTTGTAAATGACACAATcacaatacatttaatcatgAGATGGTctgcaaacatttaaaaaagggaattgACGCACTTCCTAAGTCACATAGACATAAAAAATACCATTACTATTAAAACTATAATTTTGATTAAATGGCAGTAGGTTAACTGCAACAGGTTTGGTGTATTAGcatctatgtttttttttattttaaatattaggcCTTGCAAAGTTGAACCGTCACCTCTGCATGTGGGCAATACGTGTCTAGAACAAAGTAACACAACTCTAAACTTACAGAAAACCCATTCAACGTTGGTGTCAACAAATTGCTTCGCAACTGTCCAAAGAGTCAAAGTATCTTGAATAAATACCTTCTTTCACTTCTTTAATAACATCAACATCTTTTCCTGTTAAAACAGTCCAATCTGTTTAATGTATTAATTGGAATAAGACAATCCCCGTTTGTCCCCCTAGAAGTCGGGACCACCGGCGTGACCATCAagcttgttttttcctcttggaCTCCACCGCTCCGTTGACCTCCCCGTTCTCCTCCACCTCGATGACCTCGATGCACCTGACCCTCAGCAGCACGTTGGACAGCACGTCCTGATACAAGCTGAGGCAGGCCCAGCCGGGCAGGTACAGCAGCGTGACGAGTCCCATGAAGTTGTGCGGATAGTGGGAGTAGTCCCACGAGCAGGCGCCGAACTGCCTCAGGAACAGACCCCAGGAGAACTCCCAGGTGTAGATGAAGCCGATGTAGACGGGGAGCCGCCGCAGCGTCCCCCAGCCTCTGCCGTAGCGCAGGTGGAAGTAAAGCTTCTCCACCGCGGAGCTGCAGGTGCCGTACATCAGAAACGACCACGGGGACGTGTAGCCGCTCAGGCTGCGGTCCGACTTCTCCACCAGGTTGCAAACGGAGGTGAAGATCACCTCGTCCAGGAGGCCCTGCATCCCGTAGAACAGGAAGCGCACGAAGCCCGGGAGACCGCGCGGGGCGCCCCCGTCGTGACCTCTGCCCCGCGCGCCGAGTTCACCGGTGGGCTTGGGGGTGCAGGAGGGGTGGTAACGCAGCGTCGACATTCCCCTGTGGAACACCAGGGAGAAATACAGAGCCAGGACGTAGTGCACCGCCAGCTGCGTGGCGGACACCACCCTCACCTGCTCGGCCAAGGTGCTGATGTTGCCGATGAGGATCTGCAGCCCGATGTAGACGGACGGGTAGAAGACCAGATGAAACGCCACGGACCGGCCTCGGAAGCACCTCTTCTGAGAGTAGATCTTCTCCAGCGCGAAGTGGGTCAGAGAATGCACGACGCAGAGATACGGGGAGGAGAAGCCCACCAGCTTGGGGTCTCGGCGGTTGATAAACCCCTGCGCAGACGAGAGCACCACGTCCAGAGCGAGGCCGTGCATCGCGTAGAAGTACAGCCGCATCCAGCGCGGCAGCTCCCGCAGCGGCGGCTCCTGCGCGCCCCGCGTCTCTCCGAGCGGCTCCCGGCGGTGGGTCATCGCCGTCGCGCTCGGGCCCCCGGTGGGGCTTTCCGGGTGATCGGGAGGACAGTCTCGCCACCGGGCGGCCATTGATCAGTCGGTGCCTACTGGGGAGAGTCAGCTTCCCTCTTCCTACGCATTGTTTGTTTCCTGCACACCGAGAGCAATGCAGCGTCTGCGGCACATCGCCTCTGCGAGTGTTCGCCGGGCACTGCTGCGTTCACGTGTTGCCCGGAAATACCCGCTTTCGTGGATCCGGTTTGTGGACCCAGTTCGAGTAGGACCAACAACTGTTTGCGTGGTGTGCCATTTATCAAACGCGTCGTGTGCGTGCTCGCGTTAAGCACATTGCATTATCTTACtaacatgtttttgttgagcTGCGCACCTTTTATTTGCCCCGTTGTTTAGTCGCCAAACTTTTTAACCCCTTCAGCGACTGTCGATCGGGCTTATGGTCGTGTAAAAACATCTCTCTACATTTATCTTTTTGCTGGTCCAACGTGACTGCAGTCGACGCGATAACAGACCCAATGAGGACAGATAAGTTCGTCAGTGTAaacttatattttttttaatctgctttGTGGCAGCGGCCATCGGAGTCGTAGGCACCCGGTGAACCGCGTCGTTTCGCGTTCCCATAACGATGTGTTCAAATTCCCAACAGCGCCTGAAGGTCACCTGAGAGAGAACCTGATGGAGTTGACGGTGCAGTTGGATGGCTGTGGAGACGGCACGTTTTGGCGCCGACACCGTTATTAATTGAACTCCCATCCCCAGCCGAAGCTGTTTAATTACGAGTCATTTATATTAATTACAGCTGCGTACTTTGTTCAATTCACAGAGCAATAGAGGTCCTCAATTAACTAATGCATCATCTTTCATCAGAAGTACTGGATCACCCATAGGTACATATACCTTTGCGACTGAAGAGTCTATAGTCTATAGTCTATAATATGATCAATCTTCTCTTTCAAATTTCACAGCAGGTTGAATTCACTAAATTAACTTGCTCACTGCTGCATTAGATGCAAGCAGCCGAGCCACAATgtgtccacttcctcctctggtTTCCTGTTcattattatgtttttgttgcCTTGCTGTTATGAGCTCGGCAAAAAGGATTCAACAATATTGAATAAGCATACCGATAATATCAAAATGAGACCGCGGTTTAAATGAGAACATTATGGGAGGTTGACCTTCGGCCCACATTGAGTCCCGGGCCTCCGCAGGTGTTGTTATTCCTGCTCGCTGTGAGAAGAGAGATTAGTTTGCGTCCTCCCACAACCACCTGGGTTGAGTCTACAATTTGCCACAGGCGTAAGATACATGAAACAGCAAGGAGATACTCTGTAGCCTGTGTGGCGTCCGCATGCACGCCGTGTTCCAAGTCAAACGATACGGGTTCTATTTAGAAAGTACAACATGCTACATCTCCACCACGTGCTCGCTACGGCACTACAGAGTCCATGAGAGACTCGTCTTATTTTCACCAAAGGAAAGTCATCAGAGGCTAAATGAGACCGTGGGACAAGGCCAACTTGTGTGAGTTTGTATTCTACCACTTTGAACCCTTTCATGGGGCCACAGAGGTTAAATTAAGATAATCTGATTGCACTTTAAAAGTGTAAATGTGTCAGTTGCGGGAAGTAGTTGTGTGTGCTACACctatttctgtgtgtctgtgggctGTCTATGTGTCTATTTGTATTTCAGTGTGAATGCATATGCATTTGGtctacgtgtgcgtgtgcatgtaggAAATAGAGACATAACTGGTATTTCTCCCCCACAGAGATAACAGTGTGTCCCTGCATGGTTTAAAACCATCAGAATCGCTTGAGCACAGATTGAACTCATGCCTGAACCCACTCGGTCGTGACTCAGCGTAAGATTAGAGAGCAAGACCTATTTTCCAATAGTTTGGGgtcaaaaacattcaaaggaCAGAACATGACCCCCTTTCGCATGCGcacatcttttcttcttcttttattgctGTGGTGCATTTTCTCAACCAAAGGTTACCCGGCTAGAGGGGTCATTTAGTTGTGGAATATGTTTACAATCTATCTTCACCGAGCATCAATACTGTCATTGTACCACGCAGCTCTTTATTATGTAAAAACCTTGAActatttttttacacaaaagttACATAAAGTATAAAACATCGTTACTAATACTGCTTGCAATTTCAAGGCAAGGTATTGTATGACACGCAATAGACCTGACAAAGATAAATCAGACAGAAAGTCATGTTTTCCTTACAGATaagctcattttatttttcctttgaaTAATAATCCGTGCAGTGAAGCCAGTCAGCAAACTACACTGACCTCTGCTGTCTCGTACATTGGATTCCGTTTGCAATACTGTGGAATATTTTTCAGCTACAGACTCATTTATCAGAAGACACAAAGACCCAAACCAATTCatgttattattcatttattttatgaagagaaaaatagatgaATGGATAGATTTATTACTCAGGTGATAACAATGTTTTTGTAGAGCTGTGAATTATCTGCTGAGGTCACTGTGGTCGCGACGCAGACTAATCGTCTTATAACAGTCTTTTACTCAAGATGACTAGCACAATGGCTTCCTCATTATGAAACGTGCTAGCTGTCAAACAATGCGACTAGTCTAATTTCCCCCATGTGCTTGATGCCATTGTATCTCCTTTGTGCTCATGCACTATGCCATGTGGGCCAGTGGCACCGAGGCAAATGCCCGCAGAGTTAATAGACTTGAAGTGTTATGTGATTATGATCTTGATATGTCATGCAATCGCTCGGCACTTCTGCATTTTCTTTGATCTGTAGTCAGTCCCTCTGCAAAACATCTCCCTGTCGCCCGGATGATGCACGGTGTGGACCTTGAGTTGATGACAGACTGCCGGTcgcttctctttctgtctctgcgtgtgtttttctgcatttgaattgtgtttttcgGTGGATTCTCGTGGGTCAAGTGCAGGAGGTCCAGGAGTGACAATAGGGCGGTAAATATAGCGGCACAAAAGATCTTGATTGAGACTTCATCACTCGAGACCAATTCAAGTATATCATCCcgtttaaatcattttcattcaaatagtGTTTCAAATGCAACCACTGTGGAAAAATTTGACTAAGAAGCCCTCTGTGGAGTCTTCTCAGGCTTCAACACTAGATGGCAGCAGTGTGGCACACTCTGTTGGCTTGGGTGGGACCCTCTGACTCAGAGATGTTGTTGCTAATTCACCAGCACAAAACGCTGATTCTGTTTGCCTTTGAGCACGTTCAAAATCCACGGTGCTGTTATCTGTGCATCGATGACGTCCAAGTGTATCAAAAGACGGACCTCTGGTGTCGCTGAGGTGTCTCTGCGGCGGCCTTGCGCTGCTTTGTTCTATAACGCCGTGTGCTCAAGCTCATTCTACAGTTGGCGTCCCGTTAGGCTCATTGCAGCCTTTTGAATGGCCCGTAAAGACCGAGCCATGGGACGTTTGAGTGATTTGACGCTTGACCGAGTGCCGTGGGGAAAGAACACAGTCTTTGCTGTGGTGCACTTAAAACTGGGAGCttctgaaaatgtaatttcaaaaCCAATTGCCTCCAATACGAGTCGTTATTGAATGGACTGCTGTGCCTGTGCGTCTTTGTTCTTTCCCCAACTTTAACATGTAACACGTTTTTTGATGCATGAACTAATGCTTGTGTGCCGGATATTGACCTCATGAACCACATCTTCGGCGAGCCTCGGTGGCAATAGTTGcaatataatatattcatttgatACTGAAGGATTCTTTTGTTGGAGTTTTTCCAACTGGcccctttcctctcttctcatCTTCATTTTCGaacttctttcctctcttctatTCTCCCGTGTGCGTCCCAGCGGATCCGCTTCTATAATTAATCCGTGCCTGCACTTACCCATCTCATTCTTCTGCCCGTCTTCGCCTCCTCTCGTTTCATCCCGGCACTCCTCTCTCCGCAGTAACCCTAGTGACCCTCCTTTTAACCTTGTCATCCTAAATAACCctctcaccacctcctccatcctttCGCATCCCTCCAGCCTCCGTCCAACGTTCGTTTTCCCCCTTCTTTTACCTCGTAAACCACCATTCCGCCCACTACTATCGCTTGTATCTTCAACCCCCCCTTCTGTACTCAACTTTTTGAATTGGTTTGTATAAAAAACTAAATGGTATTGACCATTTTGCTCCATTACGCATTGTGAGCCACGTGTGGATGGAAGACAAAACGATTCAGGAGTTAAACAGTACACTAGAAAATGCAACCTTTATAACCCCATGTCTTGTACAGTATGTGCATTCAAGTTATAATACTTAAGATTTTCATGATATCTATCAAGGCTTATTTCATATATGTATGAAATGATATATATGTTCTTGATCCATTTTCAGAAATGTGGCACAATCGAATACCGATGTAATCAAACCACACAGGACCAAAATGTGAAGGCTTAAATCCTACCTTATGATCATTGCCTCTCAATACTGgtgggatatatatatatatatatatatatatatatatatatatatatatatatttaagtctTTTCCCGAGACATAAGAAATGAGATATCAAACTGTTCTGATGGATACGCAGCGTTGGAGACCTTGTTAGATGACCGCTCAGCCTACTGACCCCAACTCTATCAAATGTGTCGTTTCCTTTCCTTCACAGGTTCACTTAAGATGTGTCACCTCTTCTTGTCCAAATCCCATTTTAACTTTGGGCTCATTCATTCCCCCTCTGTCAGATAGTtgcgttttttccccccattatAAATCCTCCCCGCTCGTATGACCCGATTCTAACCCCGTCCCATGTTTCCTGCCAACTTACTCTGACAACTGCAAGTCTTTGGTTCCTCCTTTGACCTCGACTCATCCCAATTACCTTCCTGCTAAACCCCTCCTTGTTTTCTGCCCCTCCTTACACCCAGTCGGTTGACTCAATCCCTCTCTGTGTACctgttgtctctgtctcagacagtctctgtcctctgtctgtggttgtctctctctctctctctttcagtctAGACAGCATCGTAATTTAATTTTGGTCACAGCGGGGTGGGGGCTGGTTATGTAGGGACGATAAAATACTGTGGTAATTTGCAAGgatggaaggaaagaaggagagaaacacTAGTATCGGTTATGTATTTTGGGACCTTCCTGCATTCcatttgttttggggggggggggggggggggtctgggagATTGTAGCCATGGGATATCGACTCGTACATGCATCGTGGTGCTCCGATTGGTTCAGCCCGCCATCCCCCAGGGCACGCATTAGACCTGTGGTGATATAGATATGGATCCTTGATGACGCTCCCCTTTTCCTTCTGTCTGTCAGCTGTGTTGAGGGTCATCCCTATGTGTGGATGCAGGGACGTCCACCGGAAGCTGGGCCAAGGATGTTGTCTCCGTGATACCAGGAGATACACCGGCTGGGTTGGACCTCAGCTTTACCTCTGACCGGATGGGTATTTTATCACTATCTGTGCTCACTGGCAGCTTTGGTGAATTGGAAGCTAACATGTTTGAATATGTGTGGCAGAATGGCCCTTTTCCACCTCCTCTGGAAAAGGAGGCGGGCAAAGAAAGGGCCCGAAAGAGGTAAAGCAGTATGCTGGGAGAAGGGGGGAAATACACTTAAATGACAGAGGCCTCGtggcagagaaagaggagcgAGAGTGAAACAAAGGAGGCTAAAATATCCAGTTTCTCTACATTTGGTGCCAAACGACGGACGCAATATAAAAAACCTGATCAACAAGAATCAGAGCAACGCTTTTTGTCAACAAGTAGGCGTCAGTGGAGGTTTTTGGATCTTTGGAGGAGGTGGCACGAAAATATATACGTCTACATCTCTACGACATGGACCACTGTGTGCACTGTGTGCACACTTGACTATACCACCACCACCGGACGTCCTCTACAGAATTGCATTACATATTTTATTAAgacatacattttcatttttggggagtttttcctgtgccgatgtgagggtttcgggacagaagACAGTGTAAagttgcgattttgggctatacaaaataaaagtgaattaaattgaatttaatattcaaacatttaaaaatatttcatgtgCGATTTCTATCTTATTCTGAGAAGAAACTATTTAGCACCctaataaacaataaatcaatCCAGTTTTAAAGATGAAGCCGTCTTGTTATCAAGTGTCACTTTACAAGCACAAGACACCTCTTTAAAGCCTATTCTTAGCACAATGCGCGTCTTTGGTAAAAGCCGGGATATGGAAATAAGACACTGCGCTCAACTTTGTGATGTCAAAGTGCCTCACAAGCCTAAAATAAAGTTGCTGCATGAAATGAAGATGGATATGCAGATAGGACTCTGCTCTTGATGGAAAAATCCAACGAGGAAatgcacaacaacacaaagccaaACCTTCCCCCTAATGAGCTCCCACGGTGGCCTGCCCACAGGGGTTAACAAACCAACCCACCAGTggatttccttcattttttccctgtttgtttgttctgcgGGAAAACCTTTTGAGGTTAAAAAGAGTTCACACTACCGTAGCTGTATTTACTGTCATTAATAATTGAAAGCTTGACATGTCAATTATTTATGAAAACTGTTGaatcatatattttatatatatatatatatgactctAGTACCGAGCCAGGAGACTGACTGGTGCGTGTGCTTCTCAATCAACGTTAGCGTGAATTAACCACTAAAATGACATCTTCTCGGtccccaaaacaccttcggaaAAGTGGGGGTTTTCTTTGGCTTCCCATCTATCAAAATTGAGCTTTCGTCAGATTGGAAACTAATGAGTGGCCTTAGGCGAGCCTCCAGCAGAGGCTCATCGCATCGACATTATTCACAAATGATAACCTTTTCAATCGCTTTTACATGAATCACCGTGACGCAGTCATTCAAAAACGATCGGGTCCGTATGAATGCAAATCTAAACCAGCTGCACTCTAATGTGTTTTCCTTGCAGGTGTTTTCTTAAAGAAGGCTGTCTGTATGAATAATCAGGACTACACGCCTCTAATGTTACCGTGCCCAAAAGAACTAACGTTTACgctttctgctgctcctcctgcttctgcaTTGCTGCTGAACgtttcaaacacatgctgcacgCTCTTGTTGTGTTTCCATACGTTTTGTATGTAGGCGGCGGTCACTTAAATGAATGTACTCTTAGTGAATAcatcatatttaaatgttatgaaATGGGTTGGGTTGGTATTGAAGGTtaatttgttgttgatgttaGAGGTCTGTAGAAAAAGGACCAAAACATTTGGAAAATATGTTTGAATATCTGGAAGTTTTCAGATTAAAATCtacttaatttattttattttctgtatgaCAACGCAGGTTATTTTACAGAAATGAcacaattgtgtttttgtggtgCAGGGgtcaaaaaaatacaaattaatcttATTAACTGTTTTTATGGTTTCCTGCATGGGTCCAGTTCAAATTAAGCTGAAGCAGATCAACTATTCAAACCATCTGTGGGTTGTGTGTTAAACCATTA is part of the Pungitius pungitius chromosome 2, fPunPun2.1, whole genome shotgun sequence genome and encodes:
- the tmem229a gene encoding transmembrane protein 229A; this translates as MAARWRDCPPDHPESPTGGPSATAMTHRREPLGETRGAQEPPLRELPRWMRLYFYAMHGLALDVVLSSAQGFINRRDPKLVGFSSPYLCVVHSLTHFALEKIYSQKRCFRGRSVAFHLVFYPSVYIGLQILIGNISTLAEQVRVVSATQLAVHYVLALYFSLVFHRGMSTLRYHPSCTPKPTGELGARGRGHDGGAPRGLPGFVRFLFYGMQGLLDEVIFTSVCNLVEKSDRSLSGYTSPWSFLMYGTCSSAVEKLYFHLRYGRGWGTLRRLPVYIGFIYTWEFSWGLFLRQFGACSWDYSHYPHNFMGLVTLLYLPGWACLSLYQDVLSNVLLRVRCIEVIEVEENGEVNGAVESKRKKQA